The following proteins come from a genomic window of Gossypium raimondii isolate GPD5lz chromosome 5, ASM2569854v1, whole genome shotgun sequence:
- the LOC105767342 gene encoding UDP-glucose iridoid glucosyltransferase-like isoform X2 yields MEEQQKSGHLVLVMAPFQGHLTPMLQLATILHSKGFSITIVHPELNSLNPSNHPEFTFVSIPDKIKESQLSDEDLADKLKESLVSNVDVAGSLQSLHKNCAAPLQKCLENILHSHHHIAAVIYDTLMFCAQTIVNELGIPGITLRTTSATTMLLFSVLPQLELMSGIESPELQALQLQRLRALIVQNPTQAMMEVRAAFTNAIKFSSAIIVNSMEFLELEALSKVRQYFPTPIFTVGPLHKLAPAICCSLLTEDDKCISWLNKQAPKSVIYVSFGSIAIIDKQELIETAWGLSNSKQPFLWVVRPGMVCGSEWIESLPNGFEESVGERGCIVKWAPQKEVLAHAAVGGFWSHCGWNSTIESICEGVPMLCRPFFGDQLLNSNYICNVWKIGLELQNLERGNTVRTIKRLMVDMEGKDMRKRAMDLKKKAALRLMEDGSTSCSFNGLIKQISV; encoded by the exons ATGGAGGAACAACAGAAATCCGGTCATTTGGTGCTCGTTATGGCACCCTTCCAAGGCCACTTAACTCCCATGCTCCAGCTAGCTACTATCTTGCACTCAAAGGGCTTCTCAATCACTATAGTTCACCCTGAATTGAATTCTCTTAACCCTTCAAACCACCCCGAATTCACCTTCGTATCCATACCAGATAAGATCAAGGAATCTCAACTCTCAGATGAAGACCTTGCAGATAAGCTCAAGGAATCTCTAGTCTCAAATGTAGATGTTGCAGGTTCCTTGCAGAGTCTCCACAAAAACTGTGCAGCACCATTACAAAAATGCCTCGAAAACATTTTGCACTCTCATCACCATATTGCTGCAGTCATCTATGATACACTCATGTTTTGTGCTCAAACTATAGTCAACGAACTGGGGATACCCGGGATAACTTTGCGTACAACTTCGGCTACAACAATGCTATTATTTTCGGTACTTCCTCAACTTG AATTAATGTCTGGAATTGAATCACCCGAGCTTCAAGCTCTGCAGCTTCAACGCTTACGAGCATTAATAGTACAGAATCCGACTCAAGCGATGATGGAGGTGAGAGCTGCATTCACAAATGCGATTAAGTTCTCATCAGCTATAATTGTGAACTCAATGGAATTTTTGGAACTAGAAGCACTGTCAAAGGTAAGACAATACTTTCCTACTCCAATTTTCACTGTAGGACCATTACACAAATTAGCTCCAGCCATTTGCTGCTCATTATTGACCGAAGATGATAAATGCATCTCTTGGCTTAACAAACAAGCCCCCAAATCTGTCATCTATGTGAGCTTTGGTAGCATTGCCATCATTGATAAGCAAGAACTAATTGAGACAGCTTGGGGATTATCCAACAGTAAACAACCCTTCCTGTGGGTGGTTAGACCTGGTATGGTTTGTGGCTCAGAATGGATTGAATCTTTGCCAAACGGATTTGAGGAGAGTGTGGGAGAAAGAGGTTGCATTGTGAAATGGGCACCTCAAAAGGAAGTGTTGGCTCATGCTGCAGTGGGTGGATTTTGGAGCCACTGTGGGTGGAATTCAACCATTGAGAGCATTTGTGAAGGGGTACCAATGCTATGCAGACCTTTCTTTGGCGACCAACTCTTGAACTCAAATTACATATGTAATGTTTGGAAAATAGGCTTGGAGTTGCAGAATCTAGAAAGAGGGAATACAGTAAGAACAATAAAACGACTAATGGTGGATATGGAAGGAAAGGATATGAGAAAGAGAGCTATGGATTTGAAGAAGAAAGCTGCTCTTCGTCTTATGGAAGACGGTTCTACAAGTTGTTCTTTCAATGGGTTAATAAAGCAGATATCAGTTTAA
- the LOC105767342 gene encoding UDP-glucose iridoid glucosyltransferase-like isoform X1, producing MEEQQKSGHLVLVMAPFQGHLTPMLQLATILHSKGFSITIVHPELNSLNPSNHPEFTFVSIPDKIKESQLSDEDLADKLKESLVSNVDVAGSLQSLHKNCAAPLQKCLENILHSHHHIAAVIYDTLMFCAQTIVNELGIPGITLRTTSATTMLLFSVLPQLGEKELMSGIESPELQALQLQRLRALIVQNPTQAMMEVRAAFTNAIKFSSAIIVNSMEFLELEALSKVRQYFPTPIFTVGPLHKLAPAICCSLLTEDDKCISWLNKQAPKSVIYVSFGSIAIIDKQELIETAWGLSNSKQPFLWVVRPGMVCGSEWIESLPNGFEESVGERGCIVKWAPQKEVLAHAAVGGFWSHCGWNSTIESICEGVPMLCRPFFGDQLLNSNYICNVWKIGLELQNLERGNTVRTIKRLMVDMEGKDMRKRAMDLKKKAALRLMEDGSTSCSFNGLIKQISV from the exons ATGGAGGAACAACAGAAATCCGGTCATTTGGTGCTCGTTATGGCACCCTTCCAAGGCCACTTAACTCCCATGCTCCAGCTAGCTACTATCTTGCACTCAAAGGGCTTCTCAATCACTATAGTTCACCCTGAATTGAATTCTCTTAACCCTTCAAACCACCCCGAATTCACCTTCGTATCCATACCAGATAAGATCAAGGAATCTCAACTCTCAGATGAAGACCTTGCAGATAAGCTCAAGGAATCTCTAGTCTCAAATGTAGATGTTGCAGGTTCCTTGCAGAGTCTCCACAAAAACTGTGCAGCACCATTACAAAAATGCCTCGAAAACATTTTGCACTCTCATCACCATATTGCTGCAGTCATCTATGATACACTCATGTTTTGTGCTCAAACTATAGTCAACGAACTGGGGATACCCGGGATAACTTTGCGTACAACTTCGGCTACAACAATGCTATTATTTTCGGTACTTCCTCAACTTGGTGAGAAAG AATTAATGTCTGGAATTGAATCACCCGAGCTTCAAGCTCTGCAGCTTCAACGCTTACGAGCATTAATAGTACAGAATCCGACTCAAGCGATGATGGAGGTGAGAGCTGCATTCACAAATGCGATTAAGTTCTCATCAGCTATAATTGTGAACTCAATGGAATTTTTGGAACTAGAAGCACTGTCAAAGGTAAGACAATACTTTCCTACTCCAATTTTCACTGTAGGACCATTACACAAATTAGCTCCAGCCATTTGCTGCTCATTATTGACCGAAGATGATAAATGCATCTCTTGGCTTAACAAACAAGCCCCCAAATCTGTCATCTATGTGAGCTTTGGTAGCATTGCCATCATTGATAAGCAAGAACTAATTGAGACAGCTTGGGGATTATCCAACAGTAAACAACCCTTCCTGTGGGTGGTTAGACCTGGTATGGTTTGTGGCTCAGAATGGATTGAATCTTTGCCAAACGGATTTGAGGAGAGTGTGGGAGAAAGAGGTTGCATTGTGAAATGGGCACCTCAAAAGGAAGTGTTGGCTCATGCTGCAGTGGGTGGATTTTGGAGCCACTGTGGGTGGAATTCAACCATTGAGAGCATTTGTGAAGGGGTACCAATGCTATGCAGACCTTTCTTTGGCGACCAACTCTTGAACTCAAATTACATATGTAATGTTTGGAAAATAGGCTTGGAGTTGCAGAATCTAGAAAGAGGGAATACAGTAAGAACAATAAAACGACTAATGGTGGATATGGAAGGAAAGGATATGAGAAAGAGAGCTATGGATTTGAAGAAGAAAGCTGCTCTTCGTCTTATGGAAGACGGTTCTACAAGTTGTTCTTTCAATGGGTTAATAAAGCAGATATCAGTTTAA